The following DNA comes from Triticum aestivum cultivar Chinese Spring chromosome 3D, IWGSC CS RefSeq v2.1, whole genome shotgun sequence.
gacaatcttcagatcacggaccaagttcgcatcattgctactatcatctttcaacctattttctctaggaacatatcaaaaataaatggggagctacatcgtgagctattgatctacaacatagttatgcaaatactatcaagactaagttcatgataaattaaagttcaattaatcatattacttaagaactcccacttagatagacatccctctaatcatctaagtgatcacgtgatccatatcaactaaatcatgtccgatcatcacgtgagatggagtagttttcaatggtgatcatcactatgttgatcatatctactatatgattcacgctcgacctttcggtctcagtgttctgaggccatatctgcatatgctaggctcgtcaagtttaacccgagtattctgcttgtgcaaaactggcttgcacccgttgtatgtgaacgtattgcttatcacacccgatcatcacatggtgtctcggcacgacaaactgtcacaacggtgcatactcagggagaacacttgtaccttgaaattcagtgagagatcatcttataatgctaccgccgtactaagcaaaataagatgcataaagataaacatcacatgcaatcaaaataagtgatatgatatggccatcatcatcttgtgcctttgatctccatctccaaagcatcgtcatgatcaccatcgtcaccggcttgacaccttgatctccatcgaagcatcattgtcgtctcgccaactattacttctacgactattgctaccgcttagtgataaagtaaagcaattacatggcgattgcatttcatacaataaagtgacaaccatatggctcctgccagttgccgataactgttacaaaacatgatcatctcatacaacaatttatatatcatcacgtcttgaccatatcacatcacagcaagccctgcaaaaacaagttagacgtactctactttgttgttgcaaggtttacgtggctgctacgggcttctagcaagaaccgttcttacctacgcatcaaaatcacaatgatttttcgtcaagtgtgctgtttaaaccttcaacaaggaccgggcgtagtcaaactcgattcaactaaagctggagaaacagacacccactagccacctgtgtgcgaagcacggtggtagaaccagtctcatgaacgcggtcatgtaatgtcggtctgggccgcttcatccaacaataccgccgaatcaaagtatgacatgctggtaagcagtatgactattatcgcccacaactctttgtgttctactcgtgcatataacatctacgcatagacctggctcggatgctactgttgggggacgtagtatttcaaaaaaaaatcctatgatcacgcaagatctatctaggagaagcatagcaacgagcggggagagtgtgtccacataccctcgtagaccgaaagcggaagcgttaagtaacgcgattgatgtagtcgaacgtcttcgcgatccaaccgatccaagcaccgaacgtacggcacctctgcgttcagcacacgttcagctcgatgacgtccctcaagctcttgatccaattgaggacgagggagagtttcttcaccacgacggcgtggtgacggtgatgatgaagttaccggcgcagggcttcgcctaagcactacgatgatatgaccgaggtgtataactgtggaagggggcaccgcacacggctaaaacaaatcttgagtgcctttggggtgctcccctcccccgtatataaaggagggagggaggagccggccggcctagggggcgctccaagcatagggagtcctactaggactcccaagtcctagtaggattccctttcctattcggagtaggagagaaagaaagagagggagagggagaaggaaaggggggccgcgcccccaccccttgtccaattcggtttgggcaggggggaggcgcgcgccacctcttggcccttctcccctctctccactaaagcccaataaggtccattacttctcccgtgaattcccgtaactccccggtactccgaaaaatacccgattcactcggaacctttctgatgtccgaatatagccttccaatatatgaatatttacctctcgaccatttcgagactccttgtcatgtctgtgatctcatccgggactccgaacaaactttggtcatcaaatcacataactcataatacaaatcgtcatcgaacgataagcgtgcgaaccctacgggttcgagaactatgtagacatgaccgagacacatctctagtcaataaccaatagcgaaacctagatgctcatattggctcctacatattctacgaagatctttatcggtcaaaccgcataacaacatacgttgttccctttgtcatcggtatgttacttgcccgagattcgatcgtcggtatcctcatacctagttcaatctcgttatcggcaagtctctttacttgttctgtaatgcatcatcccataactaactcattattcacattgcttgcaaggcttatagtgatgtgcattaccgagagggcccagagatacctctccgatacacagagtgacaaatcctaatcttgatttttaccaacccaacaaacaccttcggagacacctgtagagcatctttataatcacccagttatgttgtgacgtttgatagcacacaaggtgttcctccggtattcgggagttgcataatctcatagtcagaggaacatgtataagtcatgaagaaagcaataccaataaaactaaacgatcatttatgttatgctaacggatgggtcttgtccatcacatcattctctaatgatgtgatctcgttcatcaaatgacaacacatgtctatggtccggaaacttaaccatctttgattaacgagctagtctagtagaggcatactagggacactttgttttgtctatgtattcacacatgtatcaagtttccggttaatacaattctagcatgaataataaacatttatcatgatataaggaaataaaataataacattattattgcctctagggcatatttccttcaagaacatCCCAACAAAAGATAGTGGACCACCTCAAACCACAATGACGACCCAAACCGTGAGGACGAGCCGACCGTGTGGATGAGCCGAAGGACCAAGAATCATCCATTAAGCATTTGCGGGCGCCTTATCCATGGCGCCACTCTTCTTGCCTTTGCACCATAGTGACTTCTCCTTCACTATACCGGTCCGAGGGCAATCCCTCGCCTTCTTGCATTTGCCCTTGAATGTTGTTCCCGTTAGGAGGCAAGCAATCACCCTTCCAGTTCCAGGGCTAATAGCCTCCACGGTAGCGAGCAAGTCACAAAGCTCTTTTGCAAAGAGAGCATTGGAATTATCCACCAGCGGGGGTGGAACGGGTGCAGAAGCCACATGTGAGCGCGTAGGCAAGTTCACCTCACTCAGCTCACATGTCACCGTTGAAGCATGTCCCTCACACATGGTTGCCACCATCGTATGCTCCACTAATAGAGGCGAATCAGAGCTCGCACATAGCACTTGAAGCTCGGGCATCACCTACAGCACCGGAGGCACAAACCCGGCAATGGTCCCACCCTCAGCAGTAGACAACACAGTGGGCAAAGCAGACGACGATGACAAGTTGTCCACAACTCTAGGGGAGAAACAACCATAGAGCTCATCAACCCTATTCTCCACCGGGCCACCAACATCGACCTCACTAGGAGGACGTGGCGTAGGAGCGGATTGCAACACAGCCGACACAAGAGAGAGCTTTTCCGGAGCAGCCTTCGCTCGCTCCAGAAAGCTCCCAACATGCACCAGGAGCTCAGCCTAGGCTGCTAGAGTGGACTGTAGCAGTACATTGGATGGGGTTGCCGACTCAACATGAGCGGAAACGACCGATGCCCAGGACTTGCAGTGAAGCACCTTGGAGGGGAGTTGGGATTTCATCGGACCCTCACAAGGACTGGAGCTCCGCAATGCTCGGCTTTGAACACTTGGGTAGAACAGCGGTCGCCTTGACTAGTGTGCAGCCTCTAGGTTGGTATGGAAGCCATAGCGGCGGTTTCGGAAATTTTCATTGTGTTCTAGGGTATCAACTTTTTTTGTGTGTTCATTGTGTTCTAGGGTATAATTTGGATTGTTCTTTGAATGTACTTTTGTGCGTCGAATTACTTGATACAATATTCTTTTTGAACAAACTCCTCTGATATCCTAGGGTATCAACTATGATCGTTTGGGTGTGGTAGAGCCATCGGTTCGACGGATGCATGCTCTTAGGGCTAGTGACTTCGCGTTGCAAAGGTGAAGCCGAAGCATTTGATTCAGAAACCGTTGTCGTGTTGTAGTGTGTCGACTCTAGTCGCTTGAGTGGCAGAGTTTGTCAGCTCGACTGATGCATAACGTCGGGACTGGTGCGTGTGTGTCGCACGTGCCGGTTTTCTACCAGTTTTCCTTATTAACGCGTGGATTCTCTTCCGACTTAGTGCGAGTTGctcgaaaaaagaaaaagaaaaatgttacGTGATTTCAGCTGGTGTATACAAAATTTCACACAATGTCAAAGTTACATAAGAGATACACATGACACCTCAGTACAATCATTCACCTTCGTTACCAGCTCGACAGTTATACTGAACTGAACATGGGCAACACACAAGGCCCATCGAGGAGATGTGACTTAGTTCTTGACGAACTGGAGGCCGTTGGCCTGCGAGTACCTCTCCATGAACCTCATGAAGCGGTCCCAGTCCCCGGCCGTGCGCATCACGTACTTGGCCTCCACCCTGGCCGGCTTCCCGTTGACGAACTTGGCGCTCACGTCCACCGTCTGCAGCACGCCCTCCTCGTCGATCATGTAGAACCCCGTGATGTCCCCGAGCTCCGCCGACGAGTCGAACACCGACGGCTGGTCGAACTCGAAGATGGCCACCCCGTTGGTGCCGTCGCGGGACTTGGTCAGCCGCACGTCCGGGATCGTCTGCTCGTCCGTGCCCTGGATGAACTGGATCGCCGGCTTCATCGCCaccacctgcgccgccgcccgagAGCTGCGTAGCGGCGGCGAGCGGTGGGCCGGTTTCCTGGGACAGCACCGCAGGGAGATGCCGCGGAAGGAGGACTGCAGGCTTTGGCACGGCGCGCCTGACGAGCCTGTACATGCAGCGTGTCAGGTACTGAAATGTGAGATTCAGAATGGCATGTCTTAAGGccatgatttttatttttattttgcgggTGGCCATGATTGTTACTAACGAAATAGTCTAGACATAATGATTCCATCAGCAGCTGAAACAGCATTTAGCGTGTGATTTGTAACGCAAAATATAGATTTGGACATCACAAGGACTACCCAGAATATGTGGAAGAATCAACTTGGTACTTCGGAAGAAAATAGTCGCTGGTGTTGATGCCTGAACCAAACAAACGCTATCTAGACTAACAGAGAACGACCCGAGCGAGTGAGATATGAACAACGCTATTCCAACCGAAATGGCAGCCTTAACAGAGAAGCATGTAGTCAATTCTGAACTCTCCCAAAGGAAGGAAATCATGCAGTGAAATTTGCATACAGCACGCATACTGGATTCAGAAACTTATGAACAGGCGCTCATACATCGGTCACTACAAGTCTAGAGACTAGAGCGCATAAATGGAAATGCAGCTTCAGTGAGAAGAGAACAAAACCTGCGACCCTCCGACGgggcgatggcggcgccgagaccggcgaggcggcggcgagagcTTTCATCACTGCGGGCATGATGCAATTCGCTTGCTCCGGAAGTTGGGCAGTCGGGTGAGGAAGAAGGATTGGTGTCTAGAAGGAAGGAAGGGACGGGGAAATAGAAATACAAGCGGAGGTGAGGTTTTGAGTGGTACAGACGGGGAAGAGGGTGAATGGAGTGTTTGGGTGGCTGCGTGTCCCAAGCAGAGCTACCCATTCCTCTGGCGCCTGTTGGTCCACTGCCTTGCCCGTGGACACTTCTACGCCATCCATTTTGGTTTGAGAATTTTCCATCTTAAAGGACCACGTATGCTAGCTAGTACTTGATGTGGAAATTTCAAGTGTAAATTCCATTGTGGTAAAAAGGTCACATCTCACCAGATTTGTAGTTGAAATTCTGATTTGAATGTGATTTAATATGTCATTTTGTTAGAACTTTTGTTCTGGATTTGTGATAATGGGTCATCGGTTCAAATCCGATAGTCGGTTTTTTTTCTCTATCGATGTTCTTCGGCGATGAAAGAAAGAGAACCCCTCCTATCTTTTGATCGTGGTCAAAGAATTTCTTTCTTCACTCCTGCTTATTCACGATGAGCTGGGAAAGGTTCATGTTTGGTTCGGGAAGAGTTTCATAAAAGTTGTAAACTTACAAAATAATCTACTTCCATTGATTTTATCAACGCATGTTGAACAACACATGACAACACATTGAACATGCACATAACCAACACATCGACCTCACAAATGCTAAAAGGGACCAGAAGAGTAGTACCCACAATCATCGTCATCAAAGAGGACACCACCTAAACAATATGGAATGTCGGCCAGCACGGCCACTGAATCTCGACGACCAAGTCGTCAATCCAAGCTGCCAAAAAAATATGGTGAAATTGGTTGATATTTGCTGCCCAAAGGACCATTGTGGTTCAGGTAGTCTAGTGTCCCGACGCATGAATCTGGCCCTTATGCTGTGAGTCTACGATGAGTCTAGAGGATTCTCAGAGACAAGGGGGGCTTATGGCTGCAACTTATTAAAGCTAAATATCCGCAGGGTCGTCTCCTCCTAGCCTGTGATCGTAAGGAGCACTCCCAATTCTGATTATGGAAATCTCTCTAGTCGGTAAAGCATGTGATCCGTCTCGGGAGCAGTGTCTCCATGGGGATTGAAGAAGGGTCCCTTTTCTGGTTGGACCCATGGCTTGAAAGGGTCCCGCTTCCCAAATTCGCTGGCATGTTTTCAATCTGCTCGGACCCAATGCTTTTGGTTGCCTCGGCCGCCCACAATGGGACTTGAAACATCCCGTTCCGACGAACATTTGGCCCTGAGGAGACCTTAGCTTGCACTGAATTGAGGGAGGCCCTCCTTGCAATGCTGGAGTACTCTACGGATGTTGTTTCTTTGCAGCTAGCCGCGTCCGGGATCTTCACTATTGACTCGCATACCATGCCCTATGTCAGGCGCCGACCATATTATGGACAACTCATTTGTGGAAGGCTCTGATTCCGTTGAAGATCAAGATCTTCGTGTGGCAGCTTATGCATGGCCGTCGCCTCCCCTCGAGGACATAGGTGGTCAAGCAACATGGGCCTAGTGATGGTTTGTGCCCCCTTTGTGGTGTCCCCGAGTATGGAACACAGCTTCCTTCTCCTGTTATGGTGCCCGCTTCCTGTGGAGTTTTATCTGTGAGGCTCTGGGGCCTGAATGACAAGCCCCTGCCCTTGGCAAGATCCTAGAAACTCAATCCAGTAAGAGGAAATGCCTCTTCTAGTTAGTGTTAGTGACGACGTGGACTCCTTGGAAGCATAACAAGATGGTGATTGAGCAGGTATTTTTTTAAGTGTACCATTAACTCGTTATTTAAATTAGTGGCCTTCTTGTAGCACTGGCACCCGTTATCTAGACAGCGGGACAGATAGAGGCTAGGAGGCATGAATGATTCGCTGATATTGTTGGGCGCCATCTTGCAGAGCAGTAGCTAGTGATTGATTGGCTCTGCGCGACCTTGTATCActgttttcttgttttcttttatGGGCATGTTTATGTTGTTGCCCCCAACAAATTTACTATTTTCTTTCTTACACTCCGACTTGATGTATGGGTATAtggtggtttgctttatatatagGGTGGGCCGAAAGCTTGTTCCGGGAACTGTCACAAAAAGACCAAGCCAAAACCAATTAGGTGTCCACCCTCCACGGCCATTGTCCAAAGCCATCTCAAAAACTTCCTTCCAGGATGGAGACTATAGATGCTAGAATCTCAAGACAACGCCTCCAAGAAGGTGACTGGTTCCAGGTCGGGGTTTTACACCAAGCAAAACTCATTAGATATGTCACCCCAAGACAAAATCATAACGTGGCACAATGCCACCTAAAGACATACACCTCTGACAAACAGGTGAGTATCAAAAACTATGAAACAACACCTCCTTGGCCATTGCTTGAGCCACATAGGTTTTCACCCCGGAGAGAGAGCCCAAAGTATCTGTTGTGTTGCTTGGCCCTTCTTCGGAGTGGAATGTACCTACTTCCTCCGTTGTTGTTTATAGTTCTTCCTTGTATTTTGGATCAagctttgaccatagatttaactagcAAAATATAAGTTATACACCACATAAATTATATCATTGGACTCGCAGTGCAATTTTTAATAGATAAAACttatattttattaattaaatttaaggtcaaaattcGACAAAAAATACGAgagactaataaacccggacggaagAAGTATCGTACAATGGCCATGGAATTTGTGCAGTAGCTGTATCCTATGATGATTAATTAACATAATCTGTCGATCAGATAACCAATAACAATCTTGTTGCCATGAATCAAATGTTGGTACAAATTATTGGACAGAGGCACATGGGCATATGGCCCAGCTCCCGTACGTTACAAAAGATGGCGACTAATCAGCAGTCCGAAATGAAAGTCCTAAGCCTCTTGCTTGTGATCAAGAAACCTCACAACAGTTAATCAGACGAGGACTTGACATGAAAGTTGAAGAGAACACAGCTAAGAAAGCACTTGAATGGCACCAACCGCGCGCACGCGCGACACACAAACAAGCAGttgtgcacgcacgcacgcaagcaagcaagcaaaagcGGACGGATGTCCTGTGGAAATTGGAGAAGACGCAATCTCTCCCTAACATTTGGGAAGATCGGACGGCGGAGGGAGCAGCTTCTGGTTGGGGAGGCTCCCGTCCTGCACCACCCACGCCATTTTCAGGCCCCAGCTGACGTGCACCTCCAGGTGGCAATGCATGAACCACACCCCTGCAGAACACACATCAATACTCAGAAACTCTGGTTCTTAAGCTGCTCAGCTCATGTGATGCATGGATTCCAACCTGGATTATCGGCACGGAAGCGGATGGCCACCCACCCAGCGGCGGGCACGCCGACGGTGTTCCGCTCAACGGGGTCGACGAGGTTGTACTTGGCCGGGTCCTTGGCGGGGTCGAAGTTGCCGAACCCCTGCCCGACCACGAAGAAGTTGAAGCCGTGCAGGTGGAACGGGTGGCTCTCGGCGCCGAGGATGCTGGTGCCCTGCATCACCAGCTCCACGGCGTCGCCGTACGACAGCACCACCAGCCTGGTCCCGTTGGACACGTTCGTGTTGTTCGGCGGCGTGCCCGTGTAGTTGAACGGCGACTGGGGCACGGCGGGGAAGTTGGACGAGTACACCCCGCTGGACATCCCCGTGTAGTGCGACTGCAGCAGCGCCGTCGTCGGGAGCACGAAGGAGACGTTGTTCACCGCCGCCGCGAACCGGCTGTCGTTCGTCGGGCCCTGGCACGTCCCGTTGACGG
Coding sequences within:
- the LOC123079721 gene encoding photosystem II reaction center PSB28 protein, chloroplastic gives rise to the protein MPAVMKALAAASPVSAPPSPRRRVAGSSGAPCQSLQSSFRGISLRCCPRKPAHRSPPLRSSRAAAQVVAMKPAIQFIQGTDEQTIPDVRLTKSRDGTNGVAIFEFDQPSVFDSSAELGDITGFYMIDEEGVLQTVDVSAKFVNGKPARVEAKYVMRTAGDWDRFMRFMERYSQANGLQFVKN